The Natrarchaeobius halalkaliphilus genomic sequence AATCTAAAGGGAACAGCGAGAGTTCCACGGGTCACCTGACCCGTGGGTGAATCGCGTACGCTTGCCTAATGTTCAGTCTCCTCGATGTACCGACGAACCACATCCTCAGAAACTGCACCCGTTGTTCCGACGTAGTATCCGTCCTTCCACAGACCACTTCCCCAGAAGTACCGCTGTTTGATCTCGGGGTGACGCTTGAGAATCGTTCGTCCCGAGTAGCCCTTGAATTGCTTCGCTATCTCGGCAGGACTCCATTTCGGGTCGGCCTCGACGAACAAGTGAACGTGGTCGGTGGCAATCTCTCTGGACACAATCTCGTGACCGAACCGTTCAGCAGTTCCTTGGAACAATTCCGCAAGTTCGTCTTGAACTAACTCCAACACCTCGTGCCGGTACTTCGGGCACCACACGAAATGATATTTACACAAACTAATCGAATGTGCATGACTCTTGTAACTTTCCACCATAATCCCTACTTTTATCATCATTTGATACGATAGTCAAGATATGGGTATCGAAGAAGTCACGAAGACCGCACGCACCCGACTCTGCATAGAGTCTGGTGAGCGGTCGTGGCTCAAAGATGCCCGTTACACCGCACGAGACATCGCCAACGACACACTCCGACTCAAACAACAAGGCTACAACAAGACCGAGATTCAACGCGAGGTTGACCGCGATGACTTCCTTCGGAACAACAAGTGCGCGGTCGTCGGCAAAGCCCTGCAAGCGTGGGACTCCTACAAAGAACTCCTCAACTGGTGGTACGACCAAGACGACACCAACGTTGGAAAACCGTCGCCACCAGCCACAGACAAGAAAGGAGCCTACCCACTCGTCATGGCACACAGCGAAGGGTACCGCCTCACCTACAATGACGAAACTGACCGTCTTAGGTTTCGTGTGAGTCCGAAGCCGTACAAGAAGGTGAGAGGACATCTTCGAGGGAGACAAGAAGACCTCAACCTCATCGAGGCAGCCTTGACCGAAGAGGAGTGGTCGTTGGGACAGGCCGAGCTTCTGTACCGAGATGGCGTGTACTACCTACACGTCACGGTCAAAACAGAAGTTCAAGTGCCTGAACCCGAAGACGCTGACACACTCGTCGGCGTCGATATTAACGAACGCAACATCGCTCTCACCGCTCTTAACCGTGAGACGATGGACACGCTCGGAACACTCGTGCTTGATTACGGCTCGGTGAAAGCCGAACGCCAACGCTACCACACCATCACGAAACGCTGTCAAGAACATGGGCAACACTCTATCCACAACCAACTCGGTGAAAAAGAAGAACGCTACACCGAGTGGATTCTTCACCGACTGTCGCGAGTCGTGGTGGAGTTCGCCCAACAGTTCTCAAACCCGGTCATCGTGTTCGAGGACTTGAGCGGGATTCGAGACGCCATCAAGTACGGCACGTACATGAACCGTCGTCTGCACAAACTGCCGTTCCACAAGTTCGAGCAACAAGTTCGATACAAAGCAATGTGGAATCAGATTCCGTGTGAGACGGTTGAGTCGCCGTACAACTCGAAGTCGTGTTCGTGCTGTGGACACCGTGGCTACCGCCAAGGTCGGCGGTTTCGGTGTACGAACGACTCGTGTGCAGTTCAGCAAGATCACGCTGATCGAAACGCGAGCGTGAATGTGGCGTGGCGATCGTGGGCGAAACACGCTGGTGTAGACGTTGAATCAGTTAATTACCGGACTCGCAAAACCCAACCGTTTGTTCGGAAGGTGAGCCTGTCTGGGTCGGGGCGCTCTGTAAACCGCCCATCCTCATCCCGCGAAATCGCTTCGCGTGGAGTGCTTACGACGTAGGCTGAGGGAATTACAAAAGCCACGGGTCACCTGACCCGTGGTTGTTTACTTCGAGATCGTCTTCAGATCGCATTCCGTTTTGAACAACAAGAATATAGGATTCGTCGAAATCCGTCTCGTCACTAAAAGCCGATACTTGTTCAACATCGTCAAATTCGCTGGCTGCAGTTTCTTCGTCTGCGATAAGCGTATAAGATTCTTCCCTCAGGGCAAAGACATCACGTGGGTCGAAGACATTTCGTTCGAGATATAATGTCTCTACGGTCATACCATCGGGTATTGACGGAGATTGAAATCTGTTCCATGCGAGATACCCTCCTGTCCCAAGACCAAGACCACCGACAGCAAGGAACTTCCGTCGATTCACAATCAAATGTTTGAGATGATTCATCATATGTCCTCGGGAAGCTCAAACCCCAATTTGATCAATCCGTACCTGTAGTGACCGCGAAGATCAAGGCGAATCAAAAGCGAGTTTATACGTTGTGTACGTTGTCTGTACTCAGAACTGGAAATCAAGATCGTGAGTACGAACTGATACAATCGGAACCGTAGCGTGTTACTCGTGTTCGAGCGCGTCGTAGATATCTCGATTCGCGTCACGGTCTGCCGTTGCCACTCGCTGGACGAGTTCTCGTCGGATGTCGTCCATCACTTCATCGAGCGGGGAACCAGACTCTGAACCCTCCTCGGTTGCCATATGCAGAGTATCGTCTCGACTGCGGTTAATCGTTTGGGTTAGATGAGTCGCCGGTTAGTTCGTCCAGTCCGTACCGGATGAGGTCGTCGCGCCATTGTTCAACCTCGCCTATGAGGTCGATCTCTTCAGTGTGCGAACGCAGGTATTCGATGGTTTCTGCTTCTTCGACGGTCGTCTGATCGGTGCCGAACTGTTTGAGGATCGTCCTGATTTCGTTGTCGTACGCGAACCGATATCCGTTGAGGAAGTAGAACACGACCGTCGTGTTGAGTGCAGTACGCTTGTTTGCGTCGACGAACGGGTGGTTCGCCACCAACAGCCGGATGAGGTGGAACGCTTTCCCGTGAATCGTCTCGGGTACCGTTCCGAAACTCCCGTCCTCGATGTAGTTCAGGGCAAACTCGAGATCTCCACGATTTTGGACGCCAGCGTGCGTGTCAGAATACTCTGATACGATGTCGTCGTGGATGGCAAGAACGTCGCCCACTGACGGATACCAGAACGAGTCTGCCATTCGTTCGTTCAATCAGACTGCACCCGACGTAATCCTTGCTATTGCAGCTCACGGAGTTAGACTGGATTTATCCGTTGTGTACGTTGTGAGTACTCAGAAGTACTGATCAAGACCGTGAGTACTAACTGACAACATTGGAGTCGAGTACGCTACTCGTTTTCGAGCGCATCGTAGATACTTTGATTCGGTCCCGGCCAGCCGCTGCTACCCGCTGGATGAGACCGGTCTCGTCGGTTCGAGGACCCGGATACTCGGCGGATTCGCCTCGTCGCCGGTTGTCCGATCGATGTGAACTGAGAGAGGATTGTCTCGATGAGCTCCGAGTCACAGCCGACGGAAATTTATCGGCACGAAAGCGTCGAAGAGACCTGCTCTAGGTCCTCATCACACTCGGAACAGACGCGCTTGTCGTGGGCGATATAGACGGTTCGACACGTCGAGCAGTGAAAGAGATTTCCCGGTGAGTCAGGCGACCCGCTCGGTGATTTACCGTCGGAATCGCACTCCAGATCGGCGTCCGTAGACCGGTTCGTCCGCGGTCTGGATCCCGAAAGCGTCGTTCGAACGCGTTTGCGAAGGGATCCAAGCGACGGCACCGACGTCAGTTTGTTTCGACTATCCATAGGATGGGACTCAATCATCCGAGACAAGTACGTACCCCCTAACATATTTGGATCCGCGACAGACAGCGAACGACGAATGACGTCCGGTGACGAGACTTAACCGTTCGACGGCGAGAACGTTCCCCAGTGCAGTGCGGCCGAAAACGATTGCGCCGCTCGAGAAGCGCGCATCGTACTCGCTTCAACGACGACGATAGCAACCTTTTCGGCCGTTGCGCGTCCACTCGAGGATAATGAACTTCTTCGATCGACTGCACGACCGTATTCGGACGGTCGACAGCGTCGTCAGCGTTGGACTCGACGCCGACCGTTCGCGAATTCCCGACCATCTCGAATCGCACGATCTTCCCCGGTGGGCGTTCAACCGGCGTATCATCGATGCGACCCACGAACACGCGGCGGCGTTCAAGCCAAACGCCGCGTTCTACGAAGATCCTGACGGATGGCAGGCGCTCGAGGAGACCGTCGCCTACGCACACGGAAAGGACGTCCCGGTCCTCCTCGACGCCAAGCGGGCGGATATCGGGAACACGACGCGCCAGTACGCCCGGATTCTCGAGACGGTCGACGCGATCACCGTCAATCCCTACATGGGTCGTGATTCACTCCAGCCGTTCTTGGCGAACGAGGAGGCCGGCGTCTTCATCCTCTGTCGGACCTCGAACCCTGGCGGGAGTGACCTTCAGGACCTCGAACTCGAGACCGGCGAACCGATCTACGAGCGGGTCGCGGCGCTGGCCGACCTCTGGAACGAACGCGATAACGTCGGCCTCGTCGTCGGAGCGACGAACCCCGACGAACTCGCGGAGATCCGCGAGCAGGTCCCGGATCTCCCCTTCCTCGTGCCCGGCGTGGGTGCACAGGGGGGCGACGCCGAGGCGGCGATCGAGCACGGACTGTCGAACGGCGTCGGACTCGTCAACTCCTCCCGAGGGATTATTTTCGCGGGCGAGAGCAGCGGCAAGGAGTTCGCACGCGCGAGCGGACAGTCGGCAAAGCGGCTCAAAGAGCGGCTCAATCAGTACCGTCGATAGCGCGTCGATACCGTCTTGAGACGGAACGGGTGGACGGGGTCGTCAGTCCGCGTCGGCGTCGACGATTTTGCCTGCGACTCGGCCGTCGACGACCCTGTCGAGGATTTCGACCGTGACTGGCTGGGGTGGCGGACGGCGTGTGATCGACTCGAGTCCCTCGACGACGGCGACGTCCATCGGACTGTCGTCGTCCGGGTGAACCGCGACGAGCGTTCCGTCGCGCTCGGTGAGGGTGAGACGATAGGTCTCTCCGACGCCGACTCGGTCCGCGAGCAGGTCTCGAATGGAAGTCATGGGTTTTCGTCGTTGAGGCGGGGTTCTCGGTAGGCGATGGCTCGTGTTCGACGATCACAGGGGCGGTCCTGCGCCCGCGTCATCGGTGACCTCATACGGTTTGCTGTGACTTTTTACCGGGACGACCACGAGCCGTCCTGCGGTCGCTCCGGTAACGACTTACAGTAGACCGTATCAGAACCGGTGGACGTCCACGTCATCGTGGCCACGTTCCGGATCCGCGCGGGCGACACAGTCGGCACACAACCCCGTTCCCCGCTCGTAGTGTTTCTCACACGCGAGCGTGCCACAGTTCGAACAGCGCTCCTGGGCGGGCCGTGACTCGCAGATCTGGCAGAGGCCGCTGACGCTCATACGGTACGTAAGCGCTCGAGTGTCTTGAAACCGGTCCCGAAACACGTCGACGTGACGGTCGAAAATTGCTTCGTGAGCGGTGAACGCCCACGCCCTCTGGTAACACACGACGAGAAAGCTTTTCACGTGGGGGCCGCTACCGGACCCTATGAGCCGTGACCGGGCTCTCCTCGAGCGGGCCCTGGACCGTGGCGAACAGGACGGTGGGAGCGTCGAATTCAAAGAACGGCTTTCACGGGACGTCCACCTCGAGGGAGGACGTCGGGAGAGTTTGGCTGCACAGCTTCGCCACCGGTTGCTATCCGGTGACGGCGAGGCGACGTACGTCGTTGGAGTCACCGATGACGGCGGACTGGCCGGCGTTGACCACGACACCTTCTCGGAATCGATGGACGTGCTCTCGTTGCTAGCCGAGGAGGCCGACGCCCACATCGACGACGTCCAGACCTGGGGTGTCGACGGGGGAACGAACTCAAGCGCAGTCGATAGCGCTCCGTCGACTGAGAACGTAGGACGCGGCCTGGTCGGCGTCGCGACCATCCGTGACGGCGGCGTACTCGAGACGGACGACGAACACGTCGTCGTCGGGACGGCGGGTCACGTCGATCACGGAAAGAGTACGCTCGTGGGTTCGCTCGTTACCGGTCGACCGGACGACGGCGATGGCGCAACGCGTGCCT encodes the following:
- a CDS encoding type II toxin-antitoxin system death-on-curing family toxin translates to MADSFWYPSVGDVLAIHDDIVSEYSDTHAGVQNRGDLEFALNYIEDGSFGTVPETIHGKAFHLIRLLVANHPFVDANKRTALNTTVVFYFLNGYRFAYDNEIRTILKQFGTDQTTVEEAETIEYLRSHTEEIDLIGEVEQWRDDLIRYGLDELTGDSSNPND
- a CDS encoding RNA-guided endonuclease TnpB family protein gives rise to the protein MGIEEVTKTARTRLCIESGERSWLKDARYTARDIANDTLRLKQQGYNKTEIQREVDRDDFLRNNKCAVVGKALQAWDSYKELLNWWYDQDDTNVGKPSPPATDKKGAYPLVMAHSEGYRLTYNDETDRLRFRVSPKPYKKVRGHLRGRQEDLNLIEAALTEEEWSLGQAELLYRDGVYYLHVTVKTEVQVPEPEDADTLVGVDINERNIALTALNRETMDTLGTLVLDYGSVKAERQRYHTITKRCQEHGQHSIHNQLGEKEERYTEWILHRLSRVVVEFAQQFSNPVIVFEDLSGIRDAIKYGTYMNRRLHKLPFHKFEQQVRYKAMWNQIPCETVESPYNSKSCSCCGHRGYRQGRRFRCTNDSCAVQQDHADRNASVNVAWRSWAKHAGVDVESVNYRTRKTQPFVRKVSLSGSGRSVNRPSSSREIASRGVLTT
- the pyrF gene encoding orotidine-5'-phosphate decarboxylase, which gives rise to MNFFDRLHDRIRTVDSVVSVGLDADRSRIPDHLESHDLPRWAFNRRIIDATHEHAAAFKPNAAFYEDPDGWQALEETVAYAHGKDVPVLLDAKRADIGNTTRQYARILETVDAITVNPYMGRDSLQPFLANEEAGVFILCRTSNPGGSDLQDLELETGEPIYERVAALADLWNERDNVGLVVGATNPDELAEIREQVPDLPFLVPGVGAQGGDAEAAIEHGLSNGVGLVNSSRGIIFAGESSGKEFARASGQSAKRLKERLNQYRR
- the tnpA gene encoding IS200/IS605 family transposase, whose protein sequence is MESYKSHAHSISLCKYHFVWCPKYRHEVLELVQDELAELFQGTAERFGHEIVSREIATDHVHLFVEADPKWSPAEIAKQFKGYSGRTILKRHPEIKQRYFWGSGLWKDGYYVGTTGAVSEDVVRRYIEETEH